The Leptospira selangorensis sequence CGTTTCCATTTACAGAAGATATGAGATCATCTCTTTCGAAAAGGTTGCAAATTCAAGATGACTCCAAGGTTAAGAAATTCGTTTCAACGTATTAAACATGATAAATGTTAATGCGCACATTGATATCGATCAATTGCGTCGGAAAGATTTTCAGTTAAAATTATATTCTGAAAATGGAAGAGAAGAAAAAAGAAAAAACATCCTTATCCACCGAAGTTTTAGTGATCGGAGCAGGTCTCGCAGGGATCGTTATCGCTTTGGATCTATTAGATGCTGGAAAGAAAGTGATCTTGGTAGATCGTGATTCTGAGGATCGATTGGGTGGTCTTGCTCGACTTTCTTTCGGAGGTATCTTTATGGTAGATACTCCGATCCAAAGATGGAACGGAATACAGGATAGTATTTCTTTGGCTCTTTCCGATTGGAATTCTACCGCTGAATTTTCGAAAGGAGATACGTTCCCAAAACTTTGGGCTCAAGAATACGTTAACCGATCTTTAGAGGATATATTCTATTATTTGAAGGGAAAATCCGTCGGTTTTTTTCCGGTCGTACATTGGGTGGAAAGAGGAATGTTCAAACCGGGGAATAGTGTTCCTAGGTTCCATATGGTTTGGGGAACGGGAGATGGTCTTATCTCCGCATTAAAGAAAAACTTATACTCCCATAAAAATCTGAATAAACTTCGCTTTCTATTTAAAACTCGAGCCAAGGAACTGATCCGTTCCGGAAAAAAGATCCAAGGTTGTATTGCGGAATCTGAAACGGATGGAAGAAGATACGAGATCTTCGCAGAACATACCGTGCTCGCTAGCGGTGGAATCGCAGGAGACATGAAGAAGATCAGGAAACATTGGCCCAAATCCCTTGGCAAGCCCCCGGAGATCATTCTGAACGGTTCTCATAAATATGCGATCGGAGATCTTCATACTGCTTCCGCTAAGATAGGAGCGAATCTAACTCATCTAGATAAGATGTGGAATTATGCGGCAGGTGTTCATCATCCTGATCCAAAATGGGAAGGAGAAGGACTCAGTCTTGTTCCTCCTAAATCTGCTCTATGGCTGGATTCAAAAGGAGAAAGGATAGGACCGATTCCTTTGGTCACCGGCTTTGATACTCGTTATCTTGTAGAAAGGATCTGTGCTCAAGAAGAGAAATTTTCATGGCAGATCATGAATTGGAAGATTGCAGTCAAAGAACTTGCAGTTTCAGGTTCTGAATTTAACGACTCGATCCGCAATAAGGACTTTTTAGGATTTTTGAAAACGGTATTTTTCGGGAACGAACCTTTCGTAAAAAAGATCAGTTCCGAATGTCCGGATTTCGTAGTGGCAAATTCAATTTCAGAACTTGCAGAAGGAATGAACCAACTGAATGAAGATCGTTCTATCAATGCAGAAAGATTGGAAAGAACAATCTTGGAATACGATGAGATGATTGAAAGAGGAGAAACATTCCATAACGACGATCAACTCAGAAGGATCACTCAACTTCGTAATTATAGAGGAGATCGTGCTAGGACTTGTAAGTTCCAAAAGATCTTAGATCGAAAAGCGATGCCTCTAATTGCGATACGTGAATTTATCCTAACTCGAAAATCTATGGGAGGGATCCAAACCGACTTAAGATCCAGAGTTTTGGATCCCAGAGGAAATCCTATAGAAGGTCTGTATGCAGTGGGAGAAGCAGCCGGTTTCGGCGGCGGAGGTATCCACGGCAAAGGCGCTTTAGAAGGTACCTTCTTAGGAAGTTGTATACTTACCTCCAGAATAGCCGCTCGTTCTATTATAAAACCATAAATTACTAGGAATCATTATGAAAAAGACAGGTGCAGAATTGATCGTATATGCCTTGGAACAGATCGGAGTGAAATTCACTTTCGGGATACCTGGAGTTCATAATACGGAACTATACGATGAATTGAATATATCTAAGGATATTACTCCCTATTTAGTAACCCATGAATGTGGGGCTGCGTTTATGGCGGACGCGATTAG is a genomic window containing:
- a CDS encoding FAD-binding dehydrogenase produces the protein MEEKKKEKTSLSTEVLVIGAGLAGIVIALDLLDAGKKVILVDRDSEDRLGGLARLSFGGIFMVDTPIQRWNGIQDSISLALSDWNSTAEFSKGDTFPKLWAQEYVNRSLEDIFYYLKGKSVGFFPVVHWVERGMFKPGNSVPRFHMVWGTGDGLISALKKNLYSHKNLNKLRFLFKTRAKELIRSGKKIQGCIAESETDGRRYEIFAEHTVLASGGIAGDMKKIRKHWPKSLGKPPEIILNGSHKYAIGDLHTASAKIGANLTHLDKMWNYAAGVHHPDPKWEGEGLSLVPPKSALWLDSKGERIGPIPLVTGFDTRYLVERICAQEEKFSWQIMNWKIAVKELAVSGSEFNDSIRNKDFLGFLKTVFFGNEPFVKKISSECPDFVVANSISELAEGMNQLNEDRSINAERLERTILEYDEMIERGETFHNDDQLRRITQLRNYRGDRARTCKFQKILDRKAMPLIAIREFILTRKSMGGIQTDLRSRVLDPRGNPIEGLYAVGEAAGFGGGGIHGKGALEGTFLGSCILTSRIAARSIIKP